One part of the Leclercia sp. LSNIH1 genome encodes these proteins:
- a CDS encoding class II holin family protein, producing MFRMDKITTGAAYGASAGSVLNGILNAYSPEQWNAIGVLVGIVVAVLTYLTNLYFKIREENRRNRSRHEPDIEE from the coding sequence ATGTTTCGAATGGACAAAATAACCACCGGCGCAGCTTATGGCGCCTCTGCGGGGAGCGTGTTGAACGGCATTCTTAACGCATACAGCCCTGAGCAGTGGAACGCCATTGGCGTACTGGTGGGCATAGTAGTTGCTGTTCTTACGTACCTGACAAATTTGTACTTCAAAATCCGCGAAGAAAACCGTCGCAACAGGAGCCGGCATGAACCCGACATTGAGGAATAA
- a CDS encoding lysozyme — MNPTLRNKLMAAIAGGSGAITIAAVMLGNAGGLEGRRYYAYQDVVGIWTVCDGHTGADVRRGYRYTNRECDALLQSDLRKVAAAIDPLIKVRIPETTRAALYSFTYNVGAGAFGKSTLLKKLNSGDVAGACKELQRWTYAGGQQWKGLITRREIERSVCEWQQKPQLFDGGAGPLNPGTPPSAPGVF, encoded by the coding sequence ATGAACCCGACATTGAGGAATAAGCTGATGGCCGCGATTGCTGGCGGTTCGGGAGCCATCACGATTGCAGCGGTTATGCTGGGCAATGCTGGCGGACTGGAAGGGCGAAGGTATTACGCATACCAGGATGTGGTTGGCATATGGACCGTATGCGACGGACACACTGGAGCTGACGTTCGGCGCGGTTACCGCTATACCAACCGGGAATGCGATGCCCTATTGCAGTCAGACCTGCGCAAGGTGGCAGCGGCCATCGATCCGTTGATTAAGGTTCGTATCCCTGAGACCACCAGAGCGGCGCTTTACTCGTTCACCTATAACGTGGGCGCTGGCGCGTTTGGCAAATCAACGCTGCTGAAAAAGCTGAACTCCGGTGATGTAGCTGGTGCCTGCAAAGAGCTGCAGCGCTGGACGTACGCTGGCGGGCAACAGTGGAAAGGCTTGATCACCCGACGCGAGATAGAGCGCTCAGTCTGCGAGTGGCAGCAAAAGCCGCAGCTGTTTGACGGTGGCGCCGGGCCGCTTAACCCGGGTACTCCACCATCAGCCCCGGGAGTGTTCTGA
- the lysC gene encoding Rz1-like lysis system protein LysC, producing MPRTRSHWSHREPRQISKWLLRMMIALVSLCLLQLLTGCGNSRTVYVPAPVVPLPASLTAETQQPAIPEPLTYGASLDLNVSLLSALGQCNIDKASIRKVEALRASQY from the coding sequence ATGCCAAGAACCAGATCGCACTGGAGTCACAGAGAGCCCAGGCAGATATCAAAGTGGCTGTTGCGAATGATGATTGCGCTCGTCAGCCTGTGCCTGCTGCAGCTGCTAACCGGCTGCGGCAATTCGCGGACAGTCTACGTACCGGCTCCGGTAGTGCCGCTTCCGGCAAGCCTGACAGCTGAGACGCAACAGCCAGCCATTCCCGAACCGCTGACCTACGGGGCCAGCCTGGATTTGAATGTGAGCCTTCTGTCGGCGCTGGGCCAGTGCAACATCGATAAGGCCAGTATCAGGAAGGTTGAAGCATTGCGTGCCTCGCAATATTAG
- a CDS encoding terminase small subunit yields MAKPDWGVLQQRFLSDHAVTGVSPKEWCEAQGLNYATARRHIKKPNAQTAQKTAQKKVRTAQKEKCADELVDDDGLTAQQRLFVAEYLKDRNATQAAIRAGYSTKTADQIGHQLLKKTSVAQAIERQQKASIERTLGSADEVLSQMWQLATFDANQLSQYRRGACRYCWGFGHQYQWRDMVEFEEKRLEATERDKREPVDVGGYGYDHNREPNPDCPRCNGDGIGQPYFADTRKLSPDAALAYSGVKLGKNGVEITAISRERMYEAMIKRLGLADSEFAQRLQQIEIERRQLEVEKLRKELAADPDDDVPAPVAININVVDARVRDDSADA; encoded by the coding sequence ATGGCAAAACCGGACTGGGGCGTGCTTCAGCAACGGTTCCTGTCCGACCATGCCGTAACCGGCGTATCACCGAAGGAGTGGTGTGAAGCGCAGGGACTGAATTATGCAACCGCACGCCGACATATCAAAAAGCCTAATGCGCAAACTGCGCAAAAAACTGCGCAGAAGAAAGTGCGCACTGCGCAAAAGGAAAAGTGCGCAGATGAGCTGGTAGATGATGATGGCTTGACGGCCCAGCAAAGACTTTTCGTCGCAGAATACCTGAAGGATCGCAATGCTACACAGGCAGCTATCCGGGCGGGATACAGTACAAAGACCGCAGATCAAATAGGTCATCAGCTACTTAAGAAAACTTCAGTTGCGCAGGCCATAGAGCGCCAGCAGAAAGCGTCTATTGAGCGCACGCTTGGTAGTGCCGATGAAGTTCTCTCCCAGATGTGGCAACTCGCCACCTTCGACGCAAACCAGCTTTCACAGTATCGTCGCGGTGCCTGCCGATATTGCTGGGGCTTCGGTCATCAATATCAGTGGCGCGATATGGTGGAGTTTGAAGAGAAGAGGCTGGAAGCAACAGAACGCGATAAGCGTGAGCCAGTCGATGTGGGTGGCTATGGCTACGACCACAACCGGGAACCTAACCCTGATTGCCCACGCTGTAATGGCGATGGAATAGGGCAGCCATACTTCGCGGATACCCGGAAACTTTCTCCTGATGCTGCCCTGGCTTATTCCGGCGTAAAGCTGGGTAAGAATGGTGTTGAGATAACAGCTATAAGCCGCGAGCGCATGTATGAAGCCATGATCAAGCGGCTTGGCCTGGCCGATAGCGAGTTTGCGCAGCGTCTGCAGCAGATTGAAATCGAACGTCGGCAACTGGAGGTGGAAAAGCTCCGTAAAGAGCTGGCAGCCGATCCAGATGATGATGTCCCGGCACCAGTTGCAATCAACATTAACGTGGTAGACGCGAGGGTTCGTGATGATAGCGCCGACGCTTAA
- a CDS encoding terminase large subunit domain-containing protein — translation MMIAPTLNVPQARFLAMSHKFKAYVAGFGSGKTWVGCGGICKGMWEFPKINQGYFAPTYPQIRDIFYPTVEEVAFDWGLKVQINESNKEVHFYAGRQYRGTTICRSMEKPATIVGFKIGNALVDELDVMPALKAQQAWRKIIARMRYNVTGLRNGIDVTTTPEGYKFVYQQFVKAVRDKPELATLYGLVQASTFDNEANLPDDYIPSLLASYPPELIKAYLRGHFTNLTSGTIYHQFDRTLNNCTDEEQPGEPLFIGMDFNVGKMAAIVHVKREGLPRAVRELVKVYDTPAMIKRIQEEFWRYEGGRYVASRQIYIYPDASGDSRKSNCASLTDIAQLKEAGFSVMVNASNPPVKDRINSMNAMFCNALGERRYLVNVQRCPVYTESLEQQVWDKNGEPDKKADNDHPNDGGGYFIVKDYPIVKPAYSITMDTTF, via the coding sequence GTGATGATAGCGCCGACGCTTAATGTTCCCCAGGCGCGCTTCCTCGCTATGTCGCATAAGTTTAAGGCCTATGTTGCCGGGTTCGGTTCCGGTAAGACGTGGGTTGGCTGCGGCGGCATCTGCAAGGGGATGTGGGAGTTTCCCAAAATCAACCAGGGCTATTTCGCACCGACCTATCCGCAGATCCGCGACATCTTCTACCCGACAGTGGAAGAGGTGGCGTTCGACTGGGGGCTAAAGGTCCAGATTAACGAGAGCAACAAAGAGGTCCATTTCTATGCCGGGCGGCAGTACCGGGGAACCACTATCTGCCGCTCGATGGAGAAACCGGCCACGATCGTCGGGTTTAAAATCGGCAACGCGCTGGTGGATGAGCTGGACGTAATGCCTGCGCTCAAAGCGCAACAGGCCTGGCGGAAGATCATCGCCCGCATGCGTTACAATGTCACCGGCCTGCGTAACGGCATTGACGTCACCACCACGCCGGAGGGGTATAAGTTCGTTTACCAGCAGTTCGTTAAGGCAGTGCGCGATAAGCCTGAGCTGGCAACCTTGTATGGCCTGGTGCAGGCCTCCACGTTCGATAACGAAGCGAACCTGCCGGATGACTATATCCCGTCCTTGCTGGCGAGTTATCCGCCGGAGCTGATTAAGGCCTACCTGCGCGGGCATTTTACTAACCTGACCAGTGGTACCATTTACCACCAGTTCGATCGTACGCTGAATAACTGCACCGACGAAGAGCAGCCGGGCGAGCCGCTGTTTATCGGCATGGACTTCAACGTCGGTAAGATGGCCGCCATCGTTCATGTGAAACGTGAAGGGTTGCCGCGAGCGGTGCGGGAGCTGGTGAAGGTCTATGACACTCCGGCGATGATCAAACGCATTCAGGAAGAGTTCTGGCGCTATGAGGGCGGCCGCTACGTTGCCAGCCGCCAGATCTACATATACCCGGACGCCTCCGGCGACAGCCGCAAATCCAACTGCGCCAGCCTGACCGATATCGCTCAGCTTAAAGAGGCGGGGTTCAGCGTCATGGTTAACGCTTCCAACCCGCCGGTGAAGGATCGTATCAACTCGATGAACGCCATGTTCTGCAATGCGCTGGGCGAACGCCGCTACCTGGTCAACGTCCAGCGCTGCCCGGTCTATACGGAAAGTCTTGAGCAGCAGGTATGGGATAAAAACGGCGAGCCGGACAAAAAGGCGGATAACGATCACCCCAACGATGGTGGCGGGTATTTCATTGTGAAGGATTACCCCATCGTTAAACCAGCATACTCAATCACCATGGATACCACCTTCTGA
- a CDS encoding DUF4055 domain-containing protein, producing MANNDITWVRPEHRAASAAWKKIRDFCKGAEAVKDPGNNYLPLLDPTDKSLRNRKRNEDYLQRAVFYAITGNTKIGLLGLAFRKDPTFSAPEKLSYLLKNADGAGTSIYQQSQLVTENVLEVARDGLYVDYAEGSGQAIILRYLAENIINWRTKRINGRDQLVLVVLRECVEKEDGYAFKDEVQYRELALKEGRFVCRVWRRSGDAGSGAFAVTSEYQPKPKGKDSWDEIPFTFVGAQNNDPSIDDSPLAALVEINHGHFRNSADYEDSVWFSGQVQPYMTGLDEGWRDHLEKKGVKIGSRSPLLLPREGSFGYAQAQPNMLAKEAMDSKRDYMVQLGARLIEQNAAVKTATQSSSEQTSSTSVLGICVSNVSEAYSLAIGWCAKYLGVGEQQAAYAINQEFIAKVAESGMVTAIVNAWQSGAIRDTDMVRALQKLDLINPADSPDDIIDELHNPNPTLIGGNNGNSK from the coding sequence ATGGCTAATAACGACATCACCTGGGTTCGTCCTGAACACCGGGCGGCCAGTGCTGCCTGGAAGAAAATCAGGGACTTCTGCAAAGGGGCGGAGGCGGTAAAAGATCCGGGCAACAACTATCTGCCTTTGCTCGACCCCACAGACAAGAGCTTACGCAACCGCAAGCGCAACGAAGACTACCTGCAGCGGGCGGTCTTCTATGCGATTACTGGTAATACCAAGATTGGCCTCCTCGGGCTGGCCTTCAGAAAGGATCCGACCTTTTCCGCGCCGGAGAAACTGAGCTATCTCCTGAAGAACGCCGACGGCGCTGGCACCAGCATTTACCAGCAGTCGCAGCTGGTGACCGAGAACGTGCTGGAGGTGGCCCGTGACGGGCTTTATGTCGATTACGCTGAGGGCAGTGGCCAGGCCATCATCCTGCGTTATCTGGCCGAGAACATCATCAACTGGCGCACGAAGCGTATCAACGGACGCGATCAACTGGTGCTGGTGGTGCTGCGGGAATGCGTGGAGAAGGAAGATGGTTATGCGTTCAAGGATGAGGTCCAGTATCGCGAGCTGGCGCTCAAAGAGGGGCGTTTCGTCTGTCGTGTGTGGCGTCGCAGCGGGGATGCCGGTTCCGGCGCGTTCGCTGTTACCAGCGAATACCAGCCAAAGCCCAAAGGCAAAGACAGCTGGGACGAAATTCCGTTCACCTTCGTCGGCGCGCAGAACAACGATCCTTCTATCGATGACTCTCCGCTGGCTGCGCTGGTGGAGATAAACCATGGACACTTCCGGAACAGCGCCGATTACGAAGACAGCGTGTGGTTCTCCGGCCAGGTTCAGCCGTACATGACGGGGCTGGATGAAGGATGGCGCGATCACCTGGAGAAGAAGGGGGTCAAAATCGGCTCCCGCTCGCCACTGCTTCTGCCCCGTGAGGGCAGCTTTGGTTATGCCCAGGCTCAGCCCAACATGCTGGCGAAAGAAGCGATGGACAGCAAGCGCGACTACATGGTGCAGCTGGGTGCGCGGCTCATTGAGCAGAACGCAGCGGTGAAGACTGCGACCCAGTCCAGCAGCGAGCAGACATCATCCACATCCGTGCTGGGTATCTGCGTGTCCAACGTATCAGAGGCCTACTCACTGGCCATCGGCTGGTGCGCGAAATATCTGGGCGTCGGCGAGCAGCAGGCGGCCTATGCGATCAACCAGGAGTTCATTGCTAAGGTCGCCGAGTCCGGCATGGTTACCGCTATTGTGAACGCCTGGCAGTCCGGTGCAATCCGCGACACTGATATGGTTCGTGCGCTGCAGAAGCTTGACCTCATCAATCCGGCAGACAGCCCCGACGATATTATTGACGAGCTGCACAACCCCAATCCCACCCTGATCGGCGGTAACAATGGCAACAGTAAATGA
- a CDS encoding major capsid protein has protein sequence MATTVNNDLVIYDDLAQTAFLERRQDNLEVFNTSSNGAILLDNELIEGDFRKRAFYKVGGSIESRDVNSVGKVNGKKIGAGEAVSVKAPWKYGPYETTEEAFKRRGRTVDEFSEVIGVDVADATLEGYVKYGLKALTAAIGANADMVVTADIETDGKKTLTRGLRKYGDKFNRVVLFVMHSATYFDIVDEAIASKIYEEAGVVVYGGQPGTLGKPVLVTDTMDAAAILGLVAGAVTVTESQAPGFRSYDINDQENLAVGYRAEGTVNVELLGYSWDTAKGENPDLTAIGTAGNWKKHFTSNKSTAGVLIKLGTAPGE, from the coding sequence ATGGCTACAACTGTTAATAACGATCTGGTCATCTATGACGATTTGGCACAGACCGCTTTCCTCGAGCGCCGCCAGGATAATCTGGAAGTGTTTAACACATCTTCCAATGGTGCGATCCTGCTGGATAACGAGCTGATTGAAGGCGACTTCCGCAAGCGCGCTTTCTACAAGGTAGGTGGCTCCATCGAGTCGCGTGATGTGAACTCCGTCGGCAAAGTGAACGGCAAAAAAATCGGTGCAGGCGAAGCGGTATCTGTTAAGGCGCCGTGGAAATACGGTCCGTACGAAACCACTGAAGAGGCATTCAAACGCCGTGGCCGCACGGTGGATGAGTTCTCCGAGGTGATCGGCGTTGATGTGGCTGATGCCACCCTGGAAGGCTACGTGAAATATGGCCTGAAGGCGCTAACGGCTGCAATCGGAGCTAATGCCGATATGGTTGTTACCGCCGATATCGAGACCGACGGAAAGAAAACCCTTACGCGCGGGCTGCGCAAATACGGCGACAAATTTAACCGCGTGGTGCTGTTCGTCATGCACTCCGCTACCTACTTCGACATCGTGGACGAGGCGATCGCCAGCAAGATTTACGAAGAAGCGGGCGTGGTGGTGTACGGCGGCCAGCCGGGCACCCTGGGTAAGCCGGTGCTGGTGACCGATACCATGGATGCCGCCGCCATTCTGGGGCTGGTGGCCGGTGCGGTGACCGTGACCGAATCGCAGGCGCCGGGCTTCCGCTCCTACGACATCAATGATCAGGAAAACCTCGCGGTTGGCTACCGTGCGGAGGGTACGGTGAATGTTGAACTGCTGGGCTACAGCTGGGATACGGCCAAAGGTGAGAACCCGGATCTGACCGCCATCGGCACGGCCGGTAACTGGAAGAAGCATTTCACCAGCAACAAGTCCACTGCAGGCGTGCTGATCAAGCTGGGAACCGCCCCGGGGGAGTAA
- a CDS encoding Ig-like domain-containing protein, with protein sequence MSADKTSATADSTDAVTLSLKYTRNGAGVSGAAVAWSSTGGTLSTAGSQTGSAGGATVKLTSDTAGTFTVTGTVEGVAQTSEEITFTAAAGE encoded by the coding sequence CTGTCAGCGGATAAAACTTCCGCAACTGCTGACAGTACCGATGCGGTTACCCTTTCCCTGAAATATACGCGTAACGGCGCGGGCGTGTCCGGAGCGGCTGTCGCCTGGTCGTCTACTGGCGGCACGCTGAGCACTGCGGGATCGCAGACCGGCTCTGCCGGTGGCGCCACGGTGAAACTCACCTCTGATACTGCCGGAACGTTCACCGTAACGGGTACGGTCGAAGGTGTGGCACAAACCAGTGAAGAAATCACTTTCACTGCCGCTGCCGGAGAGTAA
- a CDS encoding DnaT-like ssDNA-binding protein encodes MIITDTTSPAMNSYAGEADLRAFAELRDITLPEKIAPLLIRAMDYLEGLDWSGWRIKPNQALAWPRAGIILDGYELPAGEVPRQVVTAQCMLAVEAMDGDLLGSAREAAVKSERVEGAVTTTYAVADGEVFRPSYPAVMALLGDLAGGRGYAVNTFAERA; translated from the coding sequence ATGATCATTACCGATACCACTTCACCAGCCATGAACAGCTACGCGGGCGAGGCGGATTTGAGAGCCTTTGCAGAACTGCGCGACATTACGCTGCCGGAAAAGATCGCGCCGTTGCTCATCAGAGCGATGGATTACCTTGAAGGGCTGGACTGGTCTGGCTGGCGGATCAAACCGAATCAGGCGCTGGCGTGGCCGCGCGCCGGGATCATCCTTGACGGGTACGAGCTGCCTGCCGGTGAGGTACCGCGTCAGGTTGTTACCGCGCAGTGCATGCTGGCGGTCGAGGCGATGGATGGCGATCTGCTGGGCAGCGCGCGTGAGGCTGCGGTGAAGTCCGAGCGCGTGGAGGGTGCCGTAACCACGACCTATGCCGTCGCTGATGGTGAGGTGTTCAGACCTTCTTACCCGGCGGTGATGGCCCTGCTCGGCGATCTGGCGGGTGGTCGTGGCTATGCAGTAAATACTTTTGCGGAGCGTGCATAA
- a CDS encoding phage tail terminator-like protein encodes MIPDITTALEAMLGLWSDGEGVPVAWDNIQFDPPGDGLYLISHDLPAQPYSIDMAGGCRVYPGVYQVTVVAPAGGGKSQVRALARRVAGLFPENKEIPGDGFTAWVTSPPAIYPGIPDGVSYSIPVSINYRADISA; translated from the coding sequence ATGATACCGGACATCACAACGGCGCTTGAGGCGATGCTGGGTCTGTGGTCTGACGGCGAGGGCGTGCCGGTAGCGTGGGATAACATTCAGTTCGACCCGCCAGGCGACGGACTGTATCTGATCTCCCACGATCTGCCTGCGCAGCCGTACAGCATCGATATGGCTGGTGGCTGCCGGGTCTACCCCGGCGTGTATCAGGTCACTGTCGTCGCGCCAGCGGGTGGCGGCAAATCACAGGTCAGAGCGCTGGCCCGCCGCGTCGCCGGGCTGTTCCCGGAGAATAAGGAAATTCCCGGCGACGGCTTTACCGCCTGGGTGACATCACCGCCCGCCATCTACCCCGGCATACCGGACGGCGTGTCCTACTCCATCCCCGTCAGCATCAACTACCGGGCTGATATCTCAGCCTGA
- a CDS encoding phage tail protein — MGFALPNGATVFVGSKLATPVAVTGVSNAAGAVFTVANGHGLAVGDVVLVSSGWALIDSLVARVTAQTTTSVTIGVINSTDTNFFPAGSGAGSLSKVSEWTEIPQITEVAQSGGDQQYTQIQFLADDRQRNLATYKAAKSQTFTMAHDSTLPIYSVLSAADRSGDTLPLRMYVPKAKEMRYWSGKASFDPQPTTAVNNVETVQPAFAIQSRDITFYKDAAPQAAV; from the coding sequence ATGGGCTTCGCATTACCCAATGGTGCCACGGTATTCGTCGGCTCGAAACTCGCCACGCCTGTGGCGGTAACGGGCGTGAGCAATGCCGCAGGCGCCGTCTTTACCGTTGCAAACGGCCACGGCCTCGCTGTTGGCGATGTGGTGCTGGTTTCCAGCGGCTGGGCACTGATTGACAGCCTGGTGGCGCGTGTCACCGCGCAGACGACCACCAGCGTGACGATCGGGGTGATTAACAGCACCGATACCAACTTCTTCCCGGCTGGCTCGGGTGCTGGTTCACTCAGCAAAGTATCCGAGTGGACTGAAATCCCGCAGATCACCGAGGTTGCACAGTCCGGCGGCGATCAGCAGTACACGCAGATCCAGTTCCTTGCCGATGACCGTCAGCGCAACCTGGCGACCTACAAGGCGGCCAAGTCGCAGACCTTCACCATGGCGCACGACTCCACGCTGCCGATTTACAGCGTGCTGTCAGCTGCCGATCGTTCCGGCGATACACTGCCGCTGCGCATGTACGTACCAAAGGCAAAAGAGATGCGATACTGGTCCGGAAAAGCTTCTTTTGATCCACAGCCGACCACTGCCGTAAACAACGTCGAAACGGTACAGCCTGCATTTGCTATCCAGTCCCGCGATATCACCTTCTACAAAGACGCCGCTCCGCAGGCGGCTGTCTGA
- a CDS encoding phage tail assembly chaperone, producing the protein MATKFQLQPKPTFKANVTIPRAGDDDGMLTFTFRHKPLKELAALETLEGKTAIDFLVEITEGWALPDAFSQENLEVLLDNYPGAMKAIVGTYYRELTGNREKN; encoded by the coding sequence ATGGCCACTAAATTCCAGCTTCAGCCCAAACCCACGTTTAAAGCCAACGTCACGATCCCGCGCGCCGGTGATGATGACGGCATGCTTACGTTTACTTTCCGCCACAAGCCGCTTAAGGAGCTGGCCGCACTGGAGACGCTGGAAGGTAAGACCGCCATCGATTTTCTGGTGGAGATCACCGAAGGCTGGGCACTGCCTGACGCGTTCAGCCAGGAAAATCTTGAAGTGCTGCTGGACAACTATCCGGGCGCAATGAAAGCGATCGTCGGCACCTATTACCGCGAACTGACGGGTAACCGCGAAAAAAACTAA
- a CDS encoding DUF1799 domain-containing protein: MSADDYTEEEQTVEVWPDVWPAFAVFQSMGTQWRTGMGGITGLDYNVLPWLMKLNGVEDEATALTDIRVMESAALKIVHQGA; this comes from the coding sequence CTGAGTGCTGATGACTACACCGAAGAAGAGCAGACCGTTGAGGTATGGCCGGACGTCTGGCCCGCGTTCGCTGTCTTCCAGTCAATGGGCACCCAGTGGCGCACGGGCATGGGCGGCATCACCGGGCTGGATTACAACGTGCTGCCCTGGCTGATGAAGCTTAATGGTGTGGAGGATGAGGCAACCGCGTTAACGGATATCCGCGTAATGGAAAGCGCGGCGCTGAAGATTGTCCATCAGGGGGCTTAA